A single genomic interval of Scylla paramamosain isolate STU-SP2022 chromosome 4, ASM3559412v1, whole genome shotgun sequence harbors:
- the LOC135099731 gene encoding cytochrome P450 2L1-like isoform X1, translating to MLLEVVAVVLLVVLVAFYLNKDPPGLPPGPPRYPVIGCLSHCHTIEDCKKFQKKYGDTFSLRIGSQTLVTMCNYKTMKEAFARYEFIDRPNWDFLNFLSDGEMAGVIFRNGVPWQTLRRFLLRHLRGMGMGKSRLDDVILREAEELVKDFRKYTHGPAFFPPSINVATLNIIWQLVASRRYNMDNEEIIRFVDLVQEFQEDIPWLVLPDFFPWLKYLPGPLVRRLCREDKLKANTKIGRDIMEEAVREHRASLIPASPRDVLDEFLLEMENQKNDPNSVFNEQDLIKTIFDLFTAGYDTTSNMLRWVILHMANQPEVQRRIQQELDEVVDRATLPSHVHRPRLPYLDATINEVLRVSALVTSGVAHAAAHDTYLDKHFIPKGTIVIGNIGFCHFDPNYWDEPEEFRPERFLNESGKLSIPKEAFLPFGTGKRSCLGQALSRMELYVFSAALLQNFTFGVPEGRTVDFSPRPMSGNNFPKDQEIVIKLRH from the exons GACCTCCCCGCTATCCAGTCATCGGCTGCCTCTCTCATTGCCATACGATTGAAGACTGTAAAAAATTTCAGAAAAAGTATGGTGATACATTCAG TTTGCGGATTGGCAGCCAAACCCTCGTCACCATGTGCAATTACAAGACAATGAAAGAGGCATTTGCAAGATACGAATTTATTGACAGACCAAACTGGGACTTCTTGAACTTCCTTTCAGACGGAGAGATGGCAG GAGTCATCTTCAGGAACGGGGTGCCATGGCAGACTTTGAGACGGTTCCTGCTGCGCCACCTGCGGGGTATGGGCATGGGGAAGTCCCGGTTGGATGACGTCATCTTGAGGGAAGCCGAAGAACTGGTGAAAGACTTCAGAAAGTACACCCACGGGCCAGCCTTCTTCCCGCCCTCGATAAACGTGGCCACACTCAACATTATCTGGCAGTTGGTGGCGA GCCGCCGATATAACATGGATAACGAGGAAATCATAAGGTTTGTAGACCTCGTTCAGGAATTCCAAGAAGATATCCCCTGGTTGGTGCTGCCGGATTTCTTTCCCTGGCTGAAGTACCTGCCAGGGCCCCTCGTGCGGCGACTGTGCAGGGAAGATAAGCTGAAAGCGAACACTAAGATTGGCAGGGACATAATGGAG gaggcagtgagggagcACCGCGCTTCCCTCATCCCCGCCAGCCCCAGGGACGTGCTGGACGAGTTTCTGCTGGAGATGGAAAACCAGAAGAACGATCCAAACTCCGTTTTTAATG AGCAAGACTTAATCAAGACCATCTTTGACCTGTTCACTGCCGGATACGACACAACTTCCAATATGTTACGCTGGGTCATCCTGCACATGGCCAACCAGCCAGAGGTGCAGCGTCGCATCCAGCAGGAACTGGACGAGGTGGTGGACCGGGCCACCCTGCCCTCTCATGTTCACCGGCCACG ACTGCCTTACCTGGACGCCACTATCAATGAGGTGCTACGTGTGTCGGCCCTGGTGACTAGCGGGGTAGCTCACGCTGCTGCGCACGACACCTACCTCGATAAACACTTTATTCCGAAG gGAACTATTGTCATAGGAAACATTGGATTTTGTCATTTTGATCCAAATTATTGGGATGAGCCAGAGGAGTTTCGACCGGAACGGTTTTTGAATGAGTCTGGGAAACTGAGCATCCCCAAGGAGGCCTTCCTGCCCTTCGGCACAG GCAAAAGGAGTTGCCTTGGGCAAGCCCTATCCAGGATGGAGCTGTACGTGTTTTCGGCGGCACTGCTTCAGAACTTTACCTTTGGTGTTCCGGAAGGGCGGACTGTGGACTTCAGTCCTCGACCGATGTCCGGCAATAACTTTCCCAAAGACCAAGAGATTGTCATCAAGCTCAGGCACTGA
- the LOC135099731 gene encoding cytochrome P450 2L1-like isoform X3: protein MCNYKTMKEAFARYEFIDRPNWDFLNFLSDGEMAGVIFRNGVPWQTLRRFLLRHLRGMGMGKSRLDDVILREAEELVKDFRKYTHGPAFFPPSINVATLNIIWQLVASRRYNMDNEEIIRFVDLVQEFQEDIPWLVLPDFFPWLKYLPGPLVRRLCREDKLKANTKIGRDIMEEAVREHRASLIPASPRDVLDEFLLEMENQKNDPNSVFNEQDLIKTIFDLFTAGYDTTSNMLRWVILHMANQPEVQRRIQQELDEVVDRATLPSHVHRPRLPYLDATINEVLRVSALVTSGVAHAAAHDTYLDKHFIPKGTIVIGNIGFCHFDPNYWDEPEEFRPERFLNESGKLSIPKEAFLPFGTGKRSCLGQALSRMELYVFSAALLQNFTFGVPEGRTVDFSPRPMSGNNFPKDQEIVIKLRH, encoded by the exons ATGTGCAATTACAAGACAATGAAAGAGGCATTTGCAAGATACGAATTTATTGACAGACCAAACTGGGACTTCTTGAACTTCCTTTCAGACGGAGAGATGGCAG GAGTCATCTTCAGGAACGGGGTGCCATGGCAGACTTTGAGACGGTTCCTGCTGCGCCACCTGCGGGGTATGGGCATGGGGAAGTCCCGGTTGGATGACGTCATCTTGAGGGAAGCCGAAGAACTGGTGAAAGACTTCAGAAAGTACACCCACGGGCCAGCCTTCTTCCCGCCCTCGATAAACGTGGCCACACTCAACATTATCTGGCAGTTGGTGGCGA GCCGCCGATATAACATGGATAACGAGGAAATCATAAGGTTTGTAGACCTCGTTCAGGAATTCCAAGAAGATATCCCCTGGTTGGTGCTGCCGGATTTCTTTCCCTGGCTGAAGTACCTGCCAGGGCCCCTCGTGCGGCGACTGTGCAGGGAAGATAAGCTGAAAGCGAACACTAAGATTGGCAGGGACATAATGGAG gaggcagtgagggagcACCGCGCTTCCCTCATCCCCGCCAGCCCCAGGGACGTGCTGGACGAGTTTCTGCTGGAGATGGAAAACCAGAAGAACGATCCAAACTCCGTTTTTAATG AGCAAGACTTAATCAAGACCATCTTTGACCTGTTCACTGCCGGATACGACACAACTTCCAATATGTTACGCTGGGTCATCCTGCACATGGCCAACCAGCCAGAGGTGCAGCGTCGCATCCAGCAGGAACTGGACGAGGTGGTGGACCGGGCCACCCTGCCCTCTCATGTTCACCGGCCACG ACTGCCTTACCTGGACGCCACTATCAATGAGGTGCTACGTGTGTCGGCCCTGGTGACTAGCGGGGTAGCTCACGCTGCTGCGCACGACACCTACCTCGATAAACACTTTATTCCGAAG gGAACTATTGTCATAGGAAACATTGGATTTTGTCATTTTGATCCAAATTATTGGGATGAGCCAGAGGAGTTTCGACCGGAACGGTTTTTGAATGAGTCTGGGAAACTGAGCATCCCCAAGGAGGCCTTCCTGCCCTTCGGCACAG GCAAAAGGAGTTGCCTTGGGCAAGCCCTATCCAGGATGGAGCTGTACGTGTTTTCGGCGGCACTGCTTCAGAACTTTACCTTTGGTGTTCCGGAAGGGCGGACTGTGGACTTCAGTCCTCGACCGATGTCCGGCAATAACTTTCCCAAAGACCAAGAGATTGTCATCAAGCTCAGGCACTGA